The following is a genomic window from Acetobacteroides hydrogenigenes.
AACGGCCATACTGCAAGAATCAACCACAAAGGCCCAGTACGTTGCCCTACAAAATCAGCTGAACCCTCATTTCCTATTCAACAGCTTAAACGTGCTTATATCGGAGATCGAGTACAATCCTCAGAGTGCAATTGAGTTTACCCGCAATCTTTCGGACGTCTACCGCTACATTCTTCAATGCCAGGATCAGCGGTTGGCGCTGCTGGGCGACGAACTCGATTTCCTGAACTCATACATCGTTCTGCATCAGATAAGGCTAGGAAACTGCATCATATTAGATAATAAAATTGATAAAAAACTATACGATAGAAAGGTGCCACCGCTAACGCTTCAGCTGCTTGCGGAGAATGTGATAAAGCATAACTTTATTAGCATTAGCAAGCCCGTTAGGATAGAGCTGTCGTACTCCGTTGAGGATGATATGCTAATGGTGAGCAACGAGCTGCACCCCAAAAAGGATGAGCCGAAATCGGGGAAGGGACTTCAAAATCTTTCGAGCCGATACCAGCTGATATGCAATAGGACTATTGTTGTAGAAAAGAGCGATACCCATTTTACCGTTAAAACGCCATTGCTGTATGATTAGTACTACCAAAGCAGTGATTATAGAAGATGAGATTCCGGCAGCTCGACTGCTGAAGAGCATGGTAGAAGCGATTAGGCCCAGCTGGGAGGTGGTTGTACTTCCCGGAAATATCGAAGAGTCGGTGGAGTGGTTTAATAGCAATCCTCATCCAGATATCATCTTTCTGGATATTCAGCTATCGGATGGCAACTCGTTTATGTTTATCGAGCAAGCTAAACCGGAGAGCATGATCGTTTTTACCACCGCCTACGACGAATATGCCGTACGCGCCTTTTCGCTAAATAGCATCGACTACCTGCTAAAACCCATACATAAAGAGCGACTACAGGATGCCATTGTTAAGTTCGAGAACCTGACCTCACGCTACATCAAGGATTTTAACGAGAATAGCCAGATGTTGGAGGTACTGCAGTCGCTTTCGAATACCGAGAAGCGCTACCGTACAAGGTTCCTGATTTCGGGTGTCGATCGCCTTTTCACTCTTCAAGTAAACGATATTGCCTACTTCTACTCGGAAAATAAGGAGACTTTTGCTGTTACAACTAGCGGAAAGGAGTATATCATCGACTTGTCGCTCGATAAGCTGAGCGAGCAGCTCGATCCTGATCGCTTCTTTAGGGCAAACCGACAAACAATGGTGAGCATTGATGCGATACAGAAGATTGAGCCCTACTTTCAGAATAGGGTTTCGGTTGCCGTTCAACCGCCATTTAAAAATAAGATTCTGGTTAGCAAGGAGAAAATTACAGCGTTTAAGCTGTGGCTTAACTACTAAGGAATAAATTGATAAAAGAATAGAAGAAGAATATTTATCGATTTTTTCGAGTCTAGAATAAGCCTAAATACACCATTCCTTAGAAATTCAGTTCACCACATTATGTAGCCCAGTAAGGAATGATAATCGCCATGCTGAACGCAAATTTGTTTAGAACGAGTAGGCCAGCCCTGCCGTGATGCTATAGGCTTGATGCGCATCATCGGTAACCGATTTTCCTGTTTTGGTATCCACCGCTGTGATGGTAACATCGCCGTTGAAAAGAATGGAGTACTGCAGCCTCAGGTATAGCTGGACG
Proteins encoded in this region:
- a CDS encoding sensor histidine kinase, with amino-acid sequence MKSIKKIYSLLAYLLLFSGLGGFSYLLLIRDVIMAKGRPVDLSPIWMLMGCIFFFNMLGFFLLQVNSWLNRKLQFFFKRKNMLTLHYVGIAALLFLLNYALLVFVKMMIEVPTPFRVKSEGWVLLIVIWLVELVIVSLVLVNQSFRQTLKLYRETAILQESTTKAQYVALQNQLNPHFLFNSLNVLISEIEYNPQSAIEFTRNLSDVYRYILQCQDQRLALLGDELDFLNSYIVLHQIRLGNCIILDNKIDKKLYDRKVPPLTLQLLAENVIKHNFISISKPVRIELSYSVEDDMLMVSNELHPKKDEPKSGKGLQNLSSRYQLICNRTIVVEKSDTHFTVKTPLLYD
- a CDS encoding LytR/AlgR family response regulator transcription factor → MISTTKAVIIEDEIPAARLLKSMVEAIRPSWEVVVLPGNIEESVEWFNSNPHPDIIFLDIQLSDGNSFMFIEQAKPESMIVFTTAYDEYAVRAFSLNSIDYLLKPIHKERLQDAIVKFENLTSRYIKDFNENSQMLEVLQSLSNTEKRYRTRFLISGVDRLFTLQVNDIAYFYSENKETFAVTTSGKEYIIDLSLDKLSEQLDPDRFFRANRQTMVSIDAIQKIEPYFQNRVSVAVQPPFKNKILVSKEKITAFKLWLNY